A segment of the Odoribacter splanchnicus DSM 20712 genome:
CGGCAGCCTGGTTTTGCATTCTTTCTTTTACCTTGTCTTCATTCGTCGCATCCCGAAGAATCACTCTTTTTAAACGGGTGGCTTCTGATGCTGTTACACAAATAATAAAATCAAAATGACGGGTGAGACCGGCTTCAAAAAGAATAGCCGATTCGAAGAAGACCAAAGGACTGTTCTGCTGTTCCCGCCAGTGTTGAAAATCACGGATTACCCGGGGATGAACGATCCGGTTCACCTGACTCAGGGCTTGTGGATTTTTGAAGATGATATCCGCTAATAATTTTTTGTCGAGCATTCCTCGGGGGGTATACAGATCCGCCCCGAACAGACCGGTAAGGTCGTTACGGAT
Coding sequences within it:
- the coaE gene encoding dephospho-CoA kinase (Dephospho-CoA kinase (CoaE) performs the final step in coenzyme A biosynthesis.), producing the protein MIHSIGLTGGIGSGKSTIAGILKQLGYPVYLADPEASRLINRSVEIRNDLTGLFGADLYTPRGMLDKKLLADIIFKNPQALSQVNRIVHPRVIRDFQHWREQQNSPLVFFESAILFEAGLTRHFDFIICVTASEATRLKRVILRDATNEDKVKERMQNQAADTEKCKNSDFIIYNDEDHMVVQQVLDVLNKLNLKIQ